From the genome of Arthrobacter sp. SLBN-122:
CAGGACCAGTTCATAGCCACGGCGGGCCGCGTCAAGCACACCGGCTGCTGCGGCGGCGGCGACAGGAAGGGGCTGCTCCCGGGTGGCAGGCCAGGACAGGAAGGAAAAGCCTCCCGCGACTGGCAGGGAATCCGAGAGCTGGAGGGGGTCGATGCTTCCCCGGGCCTCAGCGAGGTCCGGCCACCGGAGCCCGGGGTTTTCCTCGGCGGCGAGGGCCAACTCCAGGCCCCCTCCCCATGGGTCGCCGTCGATGAGCAGGACACGCACCCCCAGCCCTGCTGCCGCCTGCGCGATCCAGATGGCGGCGGTGGTGGCTCCGGCCCCGCCGCAGCCGCCCGTGATGCCAAGGACCAGTCCGCCAGGGCCCGGCGACCGGGACCTGCTGAGATGGTCGGCCAGCCAGGCAGCAGCATCCGGCAGCACGGCAACACGTTCCGCCCCCAGGGCAGCCGCGAGGTGCCAGAGGCTGTCCCCTTCACCGTCGAGGCCCACCATGACCGCAGGTGTGTGCCGCCGCGGCGGCAGTTCGCGCACGTCACTGCCTACCAGGACGGCGGACGCCGCTTCCCAATAGCGTCCAGCCTCCACAGCATCGGGCACAACGCGCAGCTGCGCAGCGGCGGCTGCCACGATACGCTCCACTTCGGCCCGGAGGACGCCGGAGGAGGTCACCAGCAGCACCTCGCCCGAACCGGCCGGCAGGGAACCACCAAGCCTTGAACCATCAGGCTTTGAACCATCAGGTTTTACCTTGTCCGGCAGCCAGGCCGCGCCGGATGACGCCACCTCCGTTGGCCGCCAGGAGGAGCCGGCGGCCTGTCCCGGTCCGGATGGGGATGCGTTCAGCTGGTGCCTGCTCATGGAGCCACTCTGCCGCGGACACCCAACCCGGTTAAGGGAACAAACTCCGTATGTGGACAAACCGCACCACGGACACCGCTGACCCACCACCTCGAGGGCAAGCCAGACCGAACGGCAAAGCACACCGAACGGCAGGGCAGAATGGAACCATGTACCTGCTGCTCGCCGCCCACCCCCACGGCGCGGCACTCCAGGAACTGACGCAGGCGGGCCACGCCCAGCCAGCCAACCCTGAACCCCGCACCGTGGCACTCAGCGGCCTTGCCGGCGTCGTGTGCGAGCTGGAAGCCCGGCGCCCCGGCGGCCAGCCGCCGCGCTGGATCTGGCAGCGGACCCAGGACTGGTACCCGGCGCTGCTCGCATCCCGGGTGGAGGTGGAACGCTGCTATGACCTCACCCTTTGCGGCAACATCCTGGCCTTCTCCCAGTTCAGCGCCCACACTGACTATGCCCGGAACACGGACAGGATGCCGGTGGAGGATCCCGTGCTTCCGCCAAAGGCGCTGCAGCCACCGCGTCCCCCTGCGGACCAGGGGGCCCTGTTCGACAACCCCGCCGCGGCACCGGCATCCGGCTGGACGCTTGAGGAGATCCGGGCTGAATACGCGGCCCAGCAGGCCGCGCTGGCCGCCGTGGGCACGGAGGAAAACCGTCGGAACCGCCTCCAGCTGCTGCTCGCGGCGGAGTCCGCGGCCGCCATCGTGGCCGCGGAGATGCAGCACGCCGGCGTCCCGTGGCGCGAAGACCTGCACGAACAGATCCTGGCCAGCCATCTGGGTCCCCGCCCGCCGATGGGCCAACGCCCGGTAAAGCTGGAGGCGCTGGCGGCGGAGCTGCGCACCCTGCTCAACTCACCCGGGCTGAACCCGGATTCCCCGCAGGACCTGATGCGTGCCCTGCACCGCAACGGGATCGAGGTCAAAAGCACCCGGAAGTGGGAGCTCAGGGAGTCCAGCCATCCAGCCATCGAGCCGCTGCTGGAGTACAAGAAGCTTTCCCGCCTCCATACCGCCAACGGCTGGGCCTGGCTGGATGCCTGGGTGGACGGCGGGAGGTTCCGCCCGGAGTACGTGGTGGGCGGCGTGGTGTCGGGGCGCTGGGCTTCCCGTGGCGGCGGCGCGCTGCAGATCCCCCGCCAGGTCCGCGGCGCGGTGCACGCCGACCCCGGCCACAAGCTCATCGTGGCTGATGCCTCTCAGCTGGAACCGCGCGTTTTGGCTGCGCTCGCGCAGGACTCGTCAATGGCTGAGGCGGCGCGCGACCAGGACCTGTATGCCGGGATTGCCGCCAAGGGCTTTGGCGGGGACCGGGCCAAGGCGAAGATGGCGCTGCTGGGGGCCATGTACGGGGCCACGTCCGGCGAGGCGGGCCGGCTTATGCCGCAGTTGACCCGCATCTATCCGCGCGCCGTGGACTTTGTGGAACGCGCGGCACGGACTGGTGAGTCGGGCGGGACGGTGACCACCAGGCTGGGCCGCAGCAGCCCTCCGCCGTCCGGGCAGTGGTTCCTGAGCCAGCGCTCGGCCACGGCGGAGGAGCATCGGCGGGCAGAGTCGATCGCCCGGTCCCGCGGGCGCTTCACCCGGAACTACGTGGTCCAGGGCTCGGCAGCGGACTGGGCGGCCTGCTGGCTTGCAGAATTACGACGGCGGCTGCGTGCCTTGCGGACGGCAGGAACCGGTGGCAGCGGCGGGGGTGTCCGGGCCGAGCTTGCCTTCTTCCTGCACGATGAGGTGATGGTGCACGCGCCGGCAGACGGCGTCGGCGCCTGCATCACGGCCATCGAGGAATCAGCGAAGGCGGCGAAGGAACTGCTGTTCGGCCCTATCCCTGTGGAGTTCCCGGTGAGCATGGCCGTCGTCGACTCCTACGACCTCGCCAAATAGCCGGGCGCAAGGGCATGCTGCTGCCGAGGCTGGCAGTACCCTTGGCGACGCAAAAGTAACCTACCGGGCGGTAGCTATACTCCCCCGGTGACGGACGTTACAGTCGAAGCGGCGACTGAAGCAGACCGGTCCACACGCTGATGCAACGACGCATACCAGGGAGGTCCCCGTCCATGGCGGGAAGATTTGAAATACACCGTGCAGGCGACGAGTCGTACCGGTTGAGGCTAACCGACGCCGAGGGCAACATCGTTGCGGTGTCCCCAACCTTCAAATCCCTCAGCATGCTCCGCGA
Proteins encoded in this window:
- the ssd gene encoding septum site-determining protein Ssd, which encodes MTSSGVLRAEVERIVAAAAAQLRVVPDAVEAGRYWEAASAVLVGSDVRELPPRRHTPAVMVGLDGEGDSLWHLAAALGAERVAVLPDAAAWLADHLSRSRSPGPGGLVLGITGGCGGAGATTAAIWIAQAAAGLGVRVLLIDGDPWGGGLELALAAEENPGLRWPDLAEARGSIDPLQLSDSLPVAGGFSFLSWPATREQPLPVAAAAAAGVLDAARRGYELVLLDVGRGAEPLHTLAWDCDRILMVVPAQLKAAVAAVRLLQELPPVEAALLVRGRPGSALDSALIADAVGLPVQGRIPELRAVAGAMESGRLLDLGKCRNIRRFAASALDWLGEDLTVGDMA
- a CDS encoding bifunctional 3'-5' exonuclease/DNA polymerase; this encodes MYLLLAAHPHGAALQELTQAGHAQPANPEPRTVALSGLAGVVCELEARRPGGQPPRWIWQRTQDWYPALLASRVEVERCYDLTLCGNILAFSQFSAHTDYARNTDRMPVEDPVLPPKALQPPRPPADQGALFDNPAAAPASGWTLEEIRAEYAAQQAALAAVGTEENRRNRLQLLLAAESAAAIVAAEMQHAGVPWREDLHEQILASHLGPRPPMGQRPVKLEALAAELRTLLNSPGLNPDSPQDLMRALHRNGIEVKSTRKWELRESSHPAIEPLLEYKKLSRLHTANGWAWLDAWVDGGRFRPEYVVGGVVSGRWASRGGGALQIPRQVRGAVHADPGHKLIVADASQLEPRVLAALAQDSSMAEAARDQDLYAGIAAKGFGGDRAKAKMALLGAMYGATSGEAGRLMPQLTRIYPRAVDFVERAARTGESGGTVTTRLGRSSPPPSGQWFLSQRSATAEEHRRAESIARSRGRFTRNYVVQGSAADWAACWLAELRRRLRALRTAGTGGSGGGVRAELAFFLHDEVMVHAPADGVGACITAIEESAKAAKELLFGPIPVEFPVSMAVVDSYDLAK
- a CDS encoding YegP family protein, with amino-acid sequence MAGRFEIHRAGDESYRLRLTDAEGNIVAVSPTFKSLSMLRDGIKAMRGNAATGIVVDLRQQQA